Within Patescibacteria group bacterium, the genomic segment GGTGAGGATTCCAACATTAAAACTAGCAATCAAGAGCAAGAAAATACAGGAATGCCAAAGGGGGCATCGCCACGAAGTGAAACTGCCAAAGAAAACATGGGCGCGGTTTCTTTAAAGGTTGAGGAGTTACTCACCACCAAAGTTACACAAGGAGGTATTGGTGAACAAGTAAGACTGGTGGCTCAAGAGCAAAAACAAGCTCAAGATAGGATCAGTGCCGGGCTGGAAAAAATCGACAGCAGGGGCGGTCTGCTTAAATCTTTAATTGGTCCCAACTATTTGGCTCTAAAGAATATGCAGGAGCAGATGGAGCAAAACAGGTTGCGGATTATGCAACTTGAGAAACTTGAGATCCAACTTGTGAATTTGGGCGATGCGGCTCTTGTGCAAGAGACAATTCAGACACTAACCGAGCAAAACACAGCACTTATAGATAAGGTGGCTTTGGAGGAGCAATCTAGCAGTTTGCTGGGGTGGTTATTTAAGATTCTGGCTAAGTAGATGCACTATATCTATCTGGTGCGTTGTGTGGATAATTCCTTGTACTGTGGGCAAACCACGGATTTGTCTCGTCGTGTCAATGAGCATAATTTTGATGGTAAAAAATCTGCCAAGTACACCAAAGGCAGAAGACCAGTAATTCTCGTCTATTCTGAAGAATTTGCCACATTCTCTGAAGCCTTAAAACGGGAATTAAAAATTAAACGCCTTCCAAAAGCAAAAAAGGAGGTCTTGGTTAATTCGGGATACTCCCATGAAAAACGCAATTATTTTATTGGAATTGTCCCAAATGGGACAGACCCGATTTAGACAACCAGTTCTTTTTAGTAAGTATCGTGGGAACTATCAAAACTGTAGTTAGAGACCAGAGACCGACCAAGTATCCGGCTAAGACATCAGTTGGGTAATGGACGCCTAAATAAACTCGGCTAAATCCGATTAGTGTAACCCAAATACAGACACCCATTACGGAATATAATTTAATCGATCTGCTTTTACCGTAACGGGAAATGTAATAAACAATCATTCCATAAAGAAAAATATTGTTCATAGCATGACCCGAGGGGTAGGAAAAATCGTGTAGTACCGTCAAAGCGGAAACATTTGGGCGCGGTATCATAAAAATTAATTTTAGTGCGTGGTTTGCTATTTCCACAATTATTAGCGACAGGGAAAAAATCACTGCATCTCTTTGGTGTTTTTTAATAACTAAAAATAAAACTACCAAAAGTGATATCACTATCCCAGCGTATATGTCACCGAGGAAAGAAATCACAGACATCACAGTCGTCAAAAGTGATGTTCGTAAAGAATAAACAAAAAATGAGAACGATTGATCAAAGCTGTGTGTTTTTCCTGTTAAAACAGCAAGCGTTAGCAGAACGAATAATGAGAGGAGAGTTAGATTTAGAAGAATCTTTTTTGAGTAAGTCATGAGAAAACGGTTTGAGACTTTTTAAGAAAGAATCGTTTTATTTTCTCCCAATCGTAGTCTTTTAACATTGTAACCTTATCTTGAGCGTCATCAAAATAAGTTAAACTTTTAGCCAAATGGATAAAGTTATAATTTTTTTTGGCAACCTTTTCTCTAAACATTTCTAATAACCCATCAAGTGGAATAACTTCTTGGGTTATAAAATAAAGGTCCACAAAATCTTTTTTAAGTCCTCGACCCGAAATAGCATCCAATTTCATACACCCAACATCTACTGGGTTTGCAATGCTAATACCTAAAAAATCATCTGTGGGTTTTAGAAGAGGCAACTCGTAATAAAAAAAGCTTAATTTTGTCCCATTAAAATTGCCCAAGAATGTTTTTGTGGTTTGCACATCTACAGTTAAAGTTCCAAGGGAAGAAAGGGAATTAACAATTTGGAACAGATCAAAATTTTTGTTGGAGAAAAAGTCCAAATCCTCCGAAATTCGATGACCTAGGTTTAACGCCAGAGAGCTACCTCCCGCAAGGTAAAAATCTTTGGCAAGACCCGATTTGCCTAATAAGGCCAGATTTTTTCTAGTTGTTTCGTTAAGGGCTTTTGGAAACATTTTGTTTGGTCCTTTGGGATACCAAAATAATATGTCCAGTAATTGGCGCTTTTTTTTGATATTTCCCTTGAGTTTATTAGCGTTTCAACGATTAAGTTTTTGTCAAAATTGGCAAAAAGCCATTCAACAGCTTTTGTATCTCCTAAGTCCAGAACTCTTGAGATAAGATGGGGATAAAATTCTTTTTGTGCGGGGTTATCTAATTTTGCTTCCCAAAAGTACTTTTGGATGTAATTTGGTATTTCCATAATGGTAACTATATTTTACCACGATATTAGTTACACATGATATACTTTTTACATGCAAAACATTGTTATCTGTGGGGGACACCACAATTCTGCCTTACCACTAGCCAAAAAATTTAAAGAAAATGGTTACCAGGTAATTTTCGTGGGGCACAAAACCACGCAAAAAAATAATCGCGAATTGAGTAGTGAGTATAAAGAAGTTACTGGATACGGTTTTTCGTTTGTAAATCTTATTGCACCCAAATTCTATAGAAACAAAAATCCCCTAAAATATTTTCTATTGATATTTTCTCTGGTCAATGCTCTTGCGATTTTAATTAAATATCATCCTAAACTGGTTTTAAGTTACGGGGGGTATTTGGCGGTTCCAGTATGTTTAGTTGCAAAAGTATTGCAAGTTAAGATTGCTACTCACGAGCAAACAGTAACTATTGGAATGGCGAATAAACTAATTGCTAAAGTTGCAGATAAAGTTTTTCTCTCATGGTCCACGACCATTTCCCTTGGTGAGAAATATCACTTCGTTGGTTTACCGTTACGGGAAGAAATACTTTCTATCCTACCCCGCAAAAAATACGGTGAGTTTAGGACATTATTTATTACTGGTGGAAAACAGGCAAGCCATATTTTTAATGAGTTTGTATTTGCCAATATTGATAACTTGGTATCTCAATTTAGAATTATCCATCAAACAGCTAAGAATTCCCAAAACAACGACTATAGCCTAGCGCAAATCTTGATGGAAAAATACGGTAAAAATAAATATTTGGCGTTTGATTATTGTTACGGGGAAGACTACAGCAAAGTGCTACAAGAATCCGATTTTTTGCTCTCGCGATCGGGGGCTCACATTACTTACGAAATGGCTCATCTTAAAATTCCAGCAATTTTAGTTCCTATTCCTTGGGTTTCGCAAAACGAGCAAATGTTAAATGCCCAAACGGCAAAAAACTATTTTCCTAGTGTAATTTTGGAGGAGAAAGATTTAAATTGGGAAAATTTCATCGATTCCGCTACAAAGTTAAAAGAAATTACACATCAAGATAAACATTACAAGACTGTACCAACAGATGCTGGGGAGAAAATGTTTGAGATTTTGTCATCTAATTTATGATACCTTTGCGTGATCACAACTACCACATCACCACTCCCATAATCACCAACATTATAATTGGTCTTAATGTGGTGGTTTTTTTGTTCACACTGCTTGCTCCCCACGGTTTGGGGGATTATATTGCTTACTCGTACTCAATTATCCCCGCTCGTTTAGATTTAATTACCCTTATAACCTCGCAATTTTTGCACGCCAGCTTTGGGCATATTATTGGCAACATGTTGTTTTTACATATCTTTGGCCATAGTTTAGAAGACTATTTCGGGCATGTTAAGTTTTTACTTTTTTACCTTTTTTGTGGGGTTGTGGCCGGTCTTGGTCAAGTTGCGGTTTCTCCAGGGTCGCTAGTTCCAATTCTTGGGGCAAGTGGAGCAATTGCTGGTCTTATGGGGGCTTATTTGGTGCTGTTTCCCTATTCGGAGGTTGATGTGTTTATTCCCTTTGGTTTGTTTTCGCAAACTGCCACGGTTTCGGCAAAGTTTATGCTTTTATATTGGGTTGGAGCGCAATTTTTGTATGGAATTGGATCAATTGGTATTGGCGGGGGTGGAATTGCTTATACAGCGCATATTGTAGGTTTTGGAATAGGTTGGCTTATAGCGAAAAAACTGCCACCCAAGCCCGAAATTATCCCCCCCAGTAGCAACTATTGGCAATCAAGATTTTGATGTGAAAATATAAAATATGAAAGTGCTTATAATCAATGGTTCACATAGAAAAGGAAATACGGATATTATTACTAACAAAGTAAAAGAAGAGCTCGTAATCAACCAAATAGAAACAATGGAACTTGTTCTAAGAGATATAGAAATAAAACTTCCCGATGGTTGTGAGCAGTGTGCGAATGGAGGGGTTTGTCCAAATGTAAAAGACGAATTTTCGGAAAATATTGAACCTGCAATAAGAGATTACGATATTTATATTATTGCAACTCCAACTTGGAGTGATAATGTCACACCCCTAACGAAAATATTTTGGGACAGAATTGTTTCTTGGTGTAGCGAAGATAAAATGTATTTAAAGAATAAAAAACTAGCGGTGATAACTCACGGAATGGCAAATGATAAATCCTGGGACAATGTTATAAACTGGGTTAAAAGCATTTGTGTTTGGGAACAATGCAAATTTGGTAGTAGTTTAACTGCAAAATCCGGAGGAAAAGTTGGCGATATTGAACTGAAAGAAGGTAAAGTAAAGAGCTTTGTTTTGGAATTAATAAAGCAATAAAACCTTTCTAGGTAAAGATACTATTTAGGCTCGGAGCCAAATTGAGCCTATTTTTTTTGCTACAACTACAACATTAAAACCGCACTTCAAATAATGCTTTAATGGCAAGATATTATCGGGTACTACCCGATTCGGGTAGTACCCGCATTCCGACAATGAAAAATCTCCTTTTGCACATTCAGTTATCTATGCAGTCGTCGACAATTTGTCGACGACTTAATTCGTGGTAAAATTCAACCATGATATCAAGACAAAAGATAGAAAAAATTAGAGAAATTTGTCAGTCACAACCAATTGAATTTTTGGGTCTTTTTGGTTCCATGGCAAGGCAGGAACAAACCAAAACCAGCGATGTAGACTTACTTATAAGGTATCAAAATACCAGCCATCCAAGTATTTCCGACCATGTAAGAATAGAAGATCAGTTAGAAAATGCTTTAAAAAGAAATGTTGATTTGGTAACCGAAAAATCTTTAAACGAGAGGTTAAAACCCTATGTTTACAAAGACCTTATAACCATATATGGAAAAAGATGACGCTGTATATTTGGATGATAAAGAATACCTTAAGCTTGCTATAGAAAACTCTAAAAAATCAACGGATGCAGGTAATTTTCCCGCCGGGGCATTGGTGGTAAAAAACGAAAAGATCCTATCTTCCACTGTTAGTTCTCCTTACCCTGGTCTATTTCACGCCGACTCAAAAGCAATTACGGAAGCTTTTAGTAAAAACGGTTATTTAGAAGGGTCAACACTATACGTTGGTTTAGAATCTTGTTTAATGTGGTACTAGCATAGCCTACTGGGCAGGGATTGAAAGGATTGTTTATGCCGTTTCCAAATCTGAAGTGTCTGGTAATTATTACGAAATGTCAGAGAGCAATCGTCACTTGTTCGAGAGATTCAACAGAAAAATAAAGTTCGTACATATTAGGGGGTTGGAAAAGGAAGCCTTAAAGATTATTAGGCAATGGGAGATAAAGCAAAGCAACTAAATCAACATCTCTTTAGCAATTTCGATTCTTTTTAGGGTTTCAGATTTTCCGAGCACTTCTATTACTTCTCCAAGCGGAGGAGAGAAAGAACCGCCACAAAGAGCAATTCGAATAGGCATAAAAAACTGGCGGGGAGGTGTCCCCGATTCTTTTTGGAACTTGTGAAGCTCTTCGTCAATCTCTTTGGCAATCCAATGAGCGGGCTTTAAGTTGCTTAAGTAAGTTAAGTTAGTTGCGGTTAAGGGAGCCGACAATTTTGATTCTGAAAGCATTAATTTTATCAGCTCCTCCTTAGGCGTTTTTGTCTCATTAAAAAAATACCCCGCCAAATCCCAAAATTCATTAAGTCGTTTTAGGCGGTCTTTAATAAGAGGTAACACTTTATCCAATATCATCCCATCAAGATTTTTAATTGTAGTATCGAATTGAATTAATTTGTTTTTTAATTCCTCAACAGAAAGGTTTCTAATATAAACGCCGTTTATCCAATCAAGTTTTACAATATCAAAAACAGGGGCAGCCATCCGAACATCCTCAAATTTAAATTCTTTAATCATGGTATCCAAATCAAAAATTTCTTTTTCTTTATCTCTGCCCCAAATAGTTAGTGCCAAAAAGTTAATTAAAGCCTCTGGAAGGTAACCCTGTTCCTTGTACCAAAAAACCGAAGTGTGACCTTTGCGTTTAGAAAGTTTACTTTTATCCAAATTTCTAAATAATGGCAGATGAACCCAAATAGGCTCCTGCCATCCAAAATAGCGATATAAAAGAACATGTTTGGGAGCTGATGACAACCACTCCTCGCCTCTTATCACATACGTTATTCCCATCAAATGATCATCCACTGTAGCAGCCAGATGGTAGGTTGGAAATCCATCGGATTTAATTAAAACCTGATCGTCAACAGAGTCGGAATTAAAGTGCACATCGCCTCTTAGCAAATCTTTAATCACAAGATCTTCGTTATCAGGAATAATCATTCTAATTACAAAAGGTTCCCCATTTTCCACTCTCTTTTTGGCTTCTACAGGATTTATTTTGCGACAGGTTCTATCATACATTGGAGGAAGTCTGCTTTCTTGTTTTTCCTTTCGTATTTGTTCCAGCCGTTCCTTAGAGCAAAAGCAATAATAAGCCCGACCCTTATCAATCAACTGTTTGGCGTGCTCTTGATAGATTGGTAGCCTTTCTGATTGTTTATAAGGACCTTCATCATACTTGAGACCCAGCCAGTCCAGGGCATCAAAGATTGCTTTTTCTCCTTCGGCAACATATCTAGTTTTGTCAGTATCCTCAATCCTTAAAATAAACTTTCCGCCAGATTCCTTTCGTGAGTACACAAAATCAAAAATTGGTTGTGAGATATTACCCACATGCAAAATTCCCGTGGGGGATGGGGCAAATCTGGTTATTATCATATTTCAAATTGTATCATAGAATAGAAGTATGCCCCCGCAAAGTTCTAGCGTACTCATTGCAAGAGGAAATAATTTAGTTGGTCGCAAGCTTACCGAAAGGCTGCTTAGTAGTGGCTTTAAAGTTAGTCTAACTGCTACCCCATCACCTTTAGAAGAAATAAAGCTAAAGCCTTTTTTAGATAATCCCAATTTTAAACTTTTAGCTTTAGGCAATATCGAAAAGATTAAAAAGGAATGCAACGATACCAAAGTTATCTACTATTTTATTAATGAGGCACAGCTCGATCCTAAAGAAACCCAAGATTTTGACAATATCCTAAATTTTGCAGTAACAATCAAAGCTCGGGTTATTTTAGTGTCTGATTTGTCTGTCTATCAGGGTGTTGTTTCATCTGCCAGCTTAGATGAATATTTTGGTACCAGCGAAAACGACGAAAAAAGATTTTCTCAAGTAGAGCATAAAAGATATTTGGAGGCGGTGGCATGGAAAGTCTTTAAGAACAAACAATTAGACTTAGCTTTAGTTCGGCTATCTACTGTTTACGGTTCCCAAATGGAATTTACCCAGTATCCAATGGGTTCTATGGTTAAAGATGTGTTAGAAAACCGCCCAATTGTGGTAAAGGGTAATGGGCTTTCGAAGCACTACTTTATGCATGTTGATGATGCAACAGAAGCGTTAATTAAAGTTTCTAGTCTTAGCGACTTTTCGGGAAAAATTTTAGTTGCAATTGACAAAAATCTTGTTGCCGAAATAGAAATTGCCTATCTGTTAAAAGCACTATCCAAAAAGAAAATCGAAATTAAATTTACTCCTGCAACAGACGAAATTGTGTTTACCGAACCACCCGCCTTAGATTTTGTGGATCTAAAAACAGTAGGTTTTTCTCCCAAAATTTCTTTAAAAGAAGGGCTTATGGGGGTGCTAGAGTACTACGGTTTTTTTAATTCTCTTCCCATTGTGGAACAAGTCTTACCACAGGCTAGCTCAAGTTCAAAAAGTTCCTTGGAAGGGGTAGAGGGGGATAAGAAAGAGCAGAAGGATAAGGTAGGGAAGGTTAGGTTTGCTTTAATTTCAATTGTTCTTTTTGCTCTGCTTGCACACCCATTAGTTTATACAGCTAAAGCTTATTTCGGGATTTCCTATTTTTACAAGTCTCTTAATTTTTTAAATGAATTAGATGTCGAAAAAGCGCAGTACAATGCTGCAAGAGCTTATAGCTTGCTCAAGCAAACATCCAAACCTCCTGCCTATTTAAATTACTTGCAGTTATCTAGCTTTCTAAAGGTCCATCTTTATGCGGTAACAGCAGAGATTAATTATTTAAAAGCTTATGATGCTTTTCCTGCAAATTACGAGGAGTCCGTTGCTTATACAACACTTGCTGACACCAATTTAAGTCTGGCGCAAACAGAAAGTAAAAAGGTTTCCCAAAATTTCTTAAAGTCAAAAATGAACCAGCTTTTAAATCTTAATAGCTTATCAGTTTTGACCTCTAACCTTCCAGATCTTGTTAAGTCTTTGTATCAAATTATGGGATACGATAAACCAAAGTCGTACATCTTGTTATTTACCGATACCGCAAAACTGCGACCTACGGGAGGTACAATTGTTTCTTATGCCAAAGTATCTTTGGATAAAGGAAAGGTTATAAGTGTAGATGTAGATGATGGGAAAGCTGTGGATGGTACGCTACAAGAAAAGGACCTTCAAACAAAATCCCCCGAGCCTCTAGAGGTCTTACAGAAAGAACCAAATTTTGTCTTTTCTGACATGTTATGGGAACCCTTTTTTCCAAGCAACGCAGGTTTTATTTTAGATACATTTAACAATATGGATAGAAAGGAATATTCGGGGGTGGTATCTTTAAATTCTCAAATATTTAGCGAGTTGCTAAATGTAACTGGTGAAATTTATGTTTCCGCCAACGATCGATTGGTAAACGCGAACAATGTTCAAGGGGTGCTTAAATCGTATTTGGAGCAAGAAGGCAACGGTGTTAGTTTTGGGAATAAGTCTTTTGTTTCCAATTTAGTTTACAATATTTTCCAAAAGCTTCTAGAAGGAGGTTACTCCCAAAAACACCTCCTTAGTATTTTGTACAAAAATTTAAGCCAAAAGCAAATTTTGGCTTACATTCCGCAGACCTCATTTTTTTCCAAAATGAATTGGGATGGAAACACTCAAGCGGCGTCCCGCGCCGACTATCTTTTTGTTGTAGATGCTAACCTGTCGGGGGCAAGAACTAACGATTTTATTAAAAGGGATATCTCTTATATTGTTAACAAATCCGATGTTGGTGACGGTCTTTCGTCGACCCTTACAATAGGCTATGGGCATACGGGAAAATCCAATGCTTGGCCCGGCGGATCGTATGTAAATTACTTAAGGGTTCTTGTTCCTTATGGATCAAAAGTGGTAGGCGCTAAAATAATTGATGCTACCAGCCAAAAAAGTACAAATATTTTAAACGGGATTGCTACAAACAAAAAAGGGTTTCTGACCAGTTTTGAGACAAGCTTTGAAATTAAAGCTCAAGAAAAAATTAAAGTGCAATTAGTCTACGATTTACCACTTACAGTTTTTGATTCATCCCGTATCGAAAAAGGTTATTCGTTGGTAGTTCAAAAACAATCGGGAACGGTAGCCGACCCTTTTAATTTTGTTTTTAATGCAGGTGCCGAATCGTTTAAGTCTCAAACGCTTTTAAGCGAGGACAGATATTTTGACATTAAACCTTAGAATCTAAAAATACTATTCCAACCTCTTATATTCTAGCGATTTTGTTTCAAAGTAGGTGGAGAAAATTTGTGGGATGCTGTTGCGAGATTGAATAGGGGAACAGGTCAAAATATCCACATGCAAAAGCATAAGTTCTGGCCAGGTGTGAATGGTCATATTGCTTTGACTAAGCACAAAATTAATTGTAATTCCGCCCCCAGGAAATTTTTTGTAGGAGCTGGTAACAGCGTTTAATTTAAGGTCCTTTAAAACTTTCTCTAGCCTTGCAATCAATTCCTTTTTATTTTCCAAAACCTTAATTGGAATCTCAAAGAGTCTTAGGGTGTGGTGCTCAATATAAGGAAATTTTGCAACGCTGGTATTTTGGTAGGTATAAATATCTTTCTCATTGTAATAAATAGAATCTGCCGTCGTGGTGTTAGTTGTTCTTAAAACATAAATTGAGCTTGCGCTTCCAATGCTCTTTGCTCCAAAATAGTGGTTAAATTTGTCAATTTTATCTTCGATGACTAAATTAAAAGAATTGATAATCTCTTGAATTTTTAGAAACCTCTCGTTCGTCTTAAAGCTTGCTCCAAAACATAAAAAAATGTATTTTCCCTCACCTTTTTGTAAACCCTCAATAGCCCGCCTTAAAAAGAGGGTAATTCCCATGGGGGTATAGGGTGGGTCGGTAATTACAGTGTCAAAATTTCCTGCTGATCTTAAAGGTTTTCTTAAGTCTGCTTCGACTATTTTTATCTCCCAACCACGAGATTCCTTCTCATCATTGATAATTTTAATGATATCGGGATCAATTTCGTAAACTGTGGTAAGACTGGGCTTTCCAACTAAATTTGCTGTAAGCGAGACCAAATCGTCGTCGCCCAGTATCAGTAGCCTTTTTTTGTCTAACGCCCCCTTGGTTTTCATGATCAGGGATTTGGCAACCGAAGTTTTGGGGGTGGCAAAAAACTGGTCGTATTCTCTTTTGGCAGTAAGTTTGTGTTTTTCTCTTACGATTTTAATCGACTCTTCAATCGCTACATCATCAAAGTTTACTAGACTCCAAATGTAGGGAGAAAAATCGTTATTGTTGATGAATTCTTTAGGAAGCCCGTTAATCTTGGTCAATAAGTTTTGGAGAGTCGCTTCGGGAACGCCAGTTTGTAGAATCAAATCGGAGAACTCTAATTTTCCAGCACTTTTAATTAAATTTAGAACACCTTCCACCTCGGCTTCTTTAAGCCCTGTTTGTTGTGCTAGTTGTCCGATTATTTTTTCCATGCCTCTGATTTTATCAGAAAGGACAGACTCTTGCGTTTTTGTTAGAAATATACTCATAATAGTTGGTAACTCCCCCTTCTTTAAATTAGTAGGAAGATTTGTTAAATCTTGGTATGAAAAAAATTTATGAGGTCATAATTGTTGGCGCTGGTCCCGCTGGTCTTTTTGCCGGATTAGAGCTTGCAAAACAGGGTGTAACAGATGTTTTAATTTTGGAAAAAGGAAATAGCATTAAAACCAGAACAAAGCAGGAAACCATGTGGGGAGTGGGTGGTTCGGGAACTTTTAGTGACGGCAAATTGCATTTTAGTTTAAATTTAAGCCAAGAAAGGCTTTTGGATTTTGTAGAAAGAGATGAGGCTCAAGAGCTTTTGGATTATGTAGAAAGCACGCTTTTGGATTTTGGGGTTACGGCTCCTGTTACCCCAACCAATCTGGAGGATGCTACTTGCTTTGTTAAAAACTGCCAAAGAAATAACATAAAACTTTATACCCGTAAGTGTCGTCATGTAGGAAGCGATGTTTTGCCTAGTATTATTGGCAATATTACAGATAGTCTTGCGAAATCGAGGATACAAATAAAACCCAACTGCGAAGTCACGGAGTTTAAAAAGGAGAAAAATATCTTTAATATTAAAACCAACCAGGGAGACTACCGTGCAAAAGTACTACTTGTTGCTCCTGGACGAGGGGGAACCAAGTGGCTTCAAAATATTGCCAAAGATTTAAAAATTGGCTATGAATACCAAAAAGTTGAGATTGGCATCCGTCATGAATTCCCTGCTTCGGTTACCGAGGAACAATCAAAGGTAATGTACGAGGCAATTTATAGTGTACAAACCCCAACTTTTGATGATACCGTTCGGACACTTTGCCCTTGTCCTAATGGTCTTGTAGCAGTTGAGGATTACGGGTCTTATATTTGTGTCAACGGGCATTCCAGTTCCAAAAACGAATCCCCCAATAGTAATTTTGCTCTGGTGCAAGAGGTGGTTTTAACCGAGCCTGTGGAAAACACCACTGATTATGCAATTTCTATCGCAAAGTTGGCAACAACTCTTGGCGGGGGAAGACCTTTAATTCAGCGGTTGGCTGATTTGCAGAGTGGTAGAAGAAGCACGCAATCCAGAATTGCCAAAAGCAATATTACCCCAAGTTTAAAAGACGCTACCCCCGGAGATATCTCCATGGCGCTACCATACAGAATCGTGAGAAACCTTTTGGAGACGCTGGAGATTTTGGATAAAGTTTTACCGGGAATTAACGCTGGTTCCAATTTTTTATACGCGCCAGAAATAAAACTGCGAGGCTCCAGAATTATAACCAATAAATTTTTGGAGACACAAATTAAAGGGTTGTTTGTGGCGGGAGATGGGGCGGGGGTTTCGGGTAACATTGTCGGCGCCGCCGCAACCGGTGTTATCGCCGCAAGGGGAATTAACTCTGTTTTTCTCAAAAAATAGTTTGCTTTATGTAACTTATAGCCATTGTTGTTTATCTTGTGTAGATCGTATAAAATTTGGCAGTTCAAAACAACACTAGGTTGCATCACTCACACAAGGAGGAGGAAATGAACACAGGTGCCGTATTGGTAGGGGACGCTTTTTGGGGCGACAGTGGCAAGGGTAAAGGTGCCGCCTGGCTTGCGCTGATGTATAGCGCACAGATAGTTCTTCGTGGGGGCGGGGGTCCCAACGCCGAACATGGGATCTTTGTGGGAGAGCACTATGTTCGAACCAACCAGCTTCCGCTTAGTTGGATTTTAGCAGGATGTCCGATTGCGATTGGGTCTGGGACTGCAGTGGATCCAGTCAAGTTGCTTTCCGAGATGGAAAGATTTGGTCTTGGTTCTGATAGAGTCCACATAGATCCCCGTTGCCCTATAGTGGAAAGCAGGCACATAGCACAAGAGGTAGCAGATGCGG encodes:
- a CDS encoding DUF4012 domain-containing protein, which translates into the protein MPPQSSSVLIARGNNLVGRKLTERLLSSGFKVSLTATPSPLEEIKLKPFLDNPNFKLLALGNIEKIKKECNDTKVIYYFINEAQLDPKETQDFDNILNFAVTIKARVILVSDLSVYQGVVSSASLDEYFGTSENDEKRFSQVEHKRYLEAVAWKVFKNKQLDLALVRLSTVYGSQMEFTQYPMGSMVKDVLENRPIVVKGNGLSKHYFMHVDDATEALIKVSSLSDFSGKILVAIDKNLVAEIEIAYLLKALSKKKIEIKFTPATDEIVFTEPPALDFVDLKTVGFSPKISLKEGLMGVLEYYGFFNSLPIVEQVLPQASSSSKSSLEGVEGDKKEQKDKVGKVRFALISIVLFALLAHPLVYTAKAYFGISYFYKSLNFLNELDVEKAQYNAARAYSLLKQTSKPPAYLNYLQLSSFLKVHLYAVTAEINYLKAYDAFPANYEESVAYTTLADTNLSLAQTESKKVSQNFLKSKMNQLLNLNSLSVLTSNLPDLVKSLYQIMGYDKPKSYILLFTDTAKLRPTGGTIVSYAKVSLDKGKVISVDVDDGKAVDGTLQEKDLQTKSPEPLEVLQKEPNFVFSDMLWEPFFPSNAGFILDTFNNMDRKEYSGVVSLNSQIFSELLNVTGEIYVSANDRLVNANNVQGVLKSYLEQEGNGVSFGNKSFVSNLVYNIFQKLLEGGYSQKHLLSILYKNLSQKQILAYIPQTSFFSKMNWDGNTQAASRADYLFVVDANLSGARTNDFIKRDISYIVNKSDVGDGLSSTLTIGYGHTGKSNAWPGGSYVNYLRVLVPYGSKVVGAKIIDATSQKSTNILNGIATNKKGFLTSFETSFEIKAQEKIKVQLVYDLPLTVFDSSRIEKGYSLVVQKQSGTVADPFNFVFNAGAESFKSQTLLSEDRYFDIKP
- a CDS encoding bis-aminopropyl spermidine synthase family protein, with protein sequence MEKIIGQLAQQTGLKEAEVEGVLNLIKSAGKLEFSDLILQTGVPEATLQNLLTKINGLPKEFINNNDFSPYIWSLVNFDDVAIEESIKIVREKHKLTAKREYDQFFATPKTSVAKSLIMKTKGALDKKRLLILGDDDLVSLTANLVGKPSLTTVYEIDPDIIKIINDEKESRGWEIKIVEADLRKPLRSAGNFDTVITDPPYTPMGITLFLRRAIEGLQKGEGKYIFLCFGASFKTNERFLKIQEIINSFNLVIEDKIDKFNHYFGAKSIGSASSIYVLRTTNTTTADSIYYNEKDIYTYQNTSVAKFPYIEHHTLRLFEIPIKVLENKKELIARLEKVLKDLKLNAVTSSYKKFPGGGITINFVLSQSNMTIHTWPELMLLHVDILTCSPIQSRNSIPQIFSTYFETKSLEYKRLE
- a CDS encoding NAD(P)-binding domain-containing protein → MKKIYEVIIVGAGPAGLFAGLELAKQGVTDVLILEKGNSIKTRTKQETMWGVGGSGTFSDGKLHFSLNLSQERLLDFVERDEAQELLDYVESTLLDFGVTAPVTPTNLEDATCFVKNCQRNNIKLYTRKCRHVGSDVLPSIIGNITDSLAKSRIQIKPNCEVTEFKKEKNIFNIKTNQGDYRAKVLLVAPGRGGTKWLQNIAKDLKIGYEYQKVEIGIRHEFPASVTEEQSKVMYEAIYSVQTPTFDDTVRTLCPCPNGLVAVEDYGSYICVNGHSSSKNESPNSNFALVQEVVLTEPVENTTDYAISIAKLATTLGGGRPLIQRLADLQSGRRSTQSRIAKSNITPSLKDATPGDISMALPYRIVRNLLETLEILDKVLPGINAGSNFLYAPEIKLRGSRIITNKFLETQIKGLFVAGDGAGVSGNIVGAAATGVIAARGINSVFLKK